TTTGGTTTGTTCCATGAAATGGTAATGAAAAACATCAAACCAGATGGTTTTGCTTTTAATATATTGGTTGATGCCTTATGCAAGGAAGGGAAAGTAAAAGAAGCAATGAATGTGTTGGCTATGATGATGAAAGAAGGTGTAAAACCAAATGTTGTTACTTATAGTGCTTTAATGGATGGGTATTGCTTAGTTAATCAACTGAACAAGGCAATAAGTGTTTTAAACACTATGGTCTACAAGGGAGTGAGGCCGAATGTTCAGAGCTACAGTATCATTATTAATGGATtgtgtaaaaataaaatggttGATGAAGCCATGAACCTCTTTAGAGAAATGCATAGCAAGAAGATTATTTCTGATGTGGTGACTTACAATACTCTCATTGATGGTTTGTGCAAATCGGGGAAATTCTCTCATGCCTGGGAACTTGTTGATGAGATGCATGATATAGGTCAACCAGTCAATATAATCACTTGCAATTCTTTATTACATGCTTTGTGCAAAAATAATAATCTGGACAAGGCAATTGCATttgttaagaaaattaaaaaccaaGGTATTGTGCTAGATGTTCGCACATACACTATACTAATTGATGGTCTTTGCAAAGGTGGAAGACTTAAGAATGCACAAGTGATTTTTCAGGAGCTTTTGACTAAAGGCTATCATCCAACTGTCGTGACATATAATGTTATGATAAAAGGACTTTGTAAGGATGACTTGTTTGATGAAGCACTTGTCATGCTATCGAGAATGGAAGACAATGGTTGCACTCCTGATGTCATAAGTTATGAAACAATTATCTACTCTCTCTTTGAAAAAGGCGAGACAGATAAAGCCGAGAAACTTCTACGTGAAATGTTTTCTAGAGGTCTattggaaaagaaaaactaGGTAAAATACTTTCTAGTGACACATGATTGGTTTGAACATGATCACAAAAGTGTGCTTGAGGCTAAACAATTGTTTCTTAATACTATAAATTTTGAACTCAATATGCAACATCCATATGCACCTCTTACATCGCTTCTT
This region of Cicer arietinum cultivar CDC Frontier isolate Library 1 chromosome 8, Cicar.CDCFrontier_v2.0, whole genome shotgun sequence genomic DNA includes:
- the LOC101499988 gene encoding uncharacterized protein, giving the protein MLSSLSVSFSRSLTLARYAFSLSSIPNFLPISSSNIFLLSFSSHSRFNSNEFDVNDAVSSFRRTLSMHPAPSIIQFTKILGFLVKMKHYPTVISLSRQLEFNGITLDLITLSISMNCYCHLGQMNFAFSVFAKILKMGLQPDTITLTTLMKGLCLNGKVQEALHFHDHVIKQGFHLDHVSYGTLINGLCKMGETRAALQLLRRIEVKLVKPDAVIYSTIIDSLCKDKFVNDGYELYSEMISKKIDPDVVTFSALIYGFCIVGQLKEAFGLFHEMVMKNIKPDGFAFNILVDALCKEGKVKEAMNVLAMMMKEGVKPNVVTYSALMDGYCLVNQLNKAISVLNTMVYKGVRPNVQSYSIIINGLCKNKMVDEAMNLFREMHSKKIISDVVTYNTLIDGLCKSGKFSHAWELVDEMHDIGQPVNIITCNSLLHALCKNNNLDKAIAFVKKIKNQGIVLDVRTYTILIDGLCKGGRLKNAQVIFQELLTKGYHPTVVTYNVMIKGLCKDDLFDEALVMLSRMEDNGCTPDVISYETIIYSLFEKGETDKAEKLLREMFSRGLLEKKN